Proteins from one Rosa chinensis cultivar Old Blush chromosome 7, RchiOBHm-V2, whole genome shotgun sequence genomic window:
- the LOC112180394 gene encoding purple acid phosphatase 3, which produces MQYMGVYVIVMRWLLWLWVVCMSVSAELQRFEHPVVKTDDSLSFLAVGDWGRRGAYNQSLIAHQMGIIGEKLNIDFVVSTGDNFYERGLTSVNDPKYPESFTQIYTAQSLQKQWYIVLGNHDYRGNALAQLSSVLRKMDSRWLCLRSFLVNTKIADFFFIDTNPFVDKYWSNPKHYKHDWRGVVPRQRYLSTLLKDLDFALRNSTANWKIVVAHHTIRSVGHHGDTQEIVDQILPILEANNVRAYINGHDHCLEHMSSTNGQIQFLTTGGGSKAWKGDLSRLNQGGYEFYYDGQGFLSAEIRPTDAEFAFYDVSGRVLHRFNISNSKGLHSSM; this is translated from the exons CTCTGGTTGTGGGTGGTTTGCATGTCAGTGTCAGCTGAGCTTCAGCGGTTTGAGCACCCCGTCGTCAAAACCGATGACTCCCTGAGCTTTCTGGCCGTCGGAGATTGGGGACGAAGAGGCGCTTACAATCAATCTCTAATCGCTCATCAG ATGGGAATAATCGGAGAGAAATTAAACATAGACTTTGTGGTTTCAACTGGGGATAACTTTTACGAGAGGGGATTGACCAGCGTAAACGACCCCAAGTATCCCGAGTCCTTTACTCAAATCTACACTGCTCAGAGCCTCCAAAAACAATGGTACATTG TACTTGGGAACCATGACTACAGGGGAAATGCTTTGGCACAGCTGAGTTCAGTTCTTCGGAAGATGGACAGCCGGTGGCTTTGCCTGAGGTCATTTCTCGTCAACACGAAAATTGCAGACTTCTTCTTCATCGACACCAATCCATTTGTGGACAAGTACTGGTCCAACCCAAAGCACTACAAGCACGATTGGAGAGGTGTCGTTCCTAGGCAGCGCTACCTCTCTACCCTCTTGAAG GATCTGGATTTTGCATTGAGAAATTCTACTGCAAACTGGAAGATTGTCGTTGCACATCATACAATCAGAAGCGTAGGGCATCACGGGGATACCCAGGAAATAGTAGACCAGATTCTTCCCATTCTCGAG GCAAATAATGTTAGAGCCTACATAAACGGACATGACCACTGCTTGGAACACATGAGTAGCACCAATGG CCAAATACAATTCTTGACTACTGGTGGCGGCTCCAAGGCATGGAAAGGTGACCTCTCTAGGTTGAATCAAGGCGGGTATGAGTTTTACTACGATGGGCAAGGCTTCCTCTCTGCTGAAATTCGACCAACCGATGCAGAATTTGCATTCTACGATGTTTCCGGTAGAGTTTTGCATCGTTTCAATATATCCAATTCCAAGGGGCTTCACAGTTCCATGTAG
- the LOC112180391 gene encoding UV-B-induced protein At3g17800, chloroplastic isoform X1 → MEAAATASVFQSSIAAFRPSNSVGRSRLLMASGPKFMPLGHLGSKSHSSIKQHQFSNSAGRIIRRRSLVVRASSSSPDSAGSSAPIAPLQLESPIGQFLSQMMISHPHLVPTAVEQQLEQLQTDRDAEQKKEEASASDTDLVLYRRIAEVKANERKKALEEILYALVVQKFMDANVSLVPSIAPAASDPSGRVDAWPSQDDKLERLHSPEAYEMIQNHLSLILGNRLDDSTSLAQISKLRVGQVYAASVMYGYFLKRVDQRFQLEKTMKILPGSLGGEDSDIQKAVGEDKRPGAVDDSLQAAASHPEVSSWSGGMGPGPFGNMIKPSRLRTYVMSVDGETLQRYATIRSREAVSIIEKHTEALFGKPDIVITPQGTVDSSNDEHIKISFGGLKRLVLEAVTFGSFLWDVESYVDSRYHFVTN, encoded by the exons ATGGAAGCAGCCGCCACAGCGAGTGTGTTCCAATCATCAATTGCGGCCTTTAGGCCTTCGAATTCTGTCGGAAGATCCCGTCTTTTGATGGCCAGCGGTCCCAAGTTTATGCCTTTGGGACATTTGGGTTCCAAATCTCACTCCTCAAtcaag CAGCATCAGTTTTCAAATTCAGCTGGAAGAATAATACGGAGGAGGTCCTTGGTAGTTAGGGCGTCGTCTTCATCTCCGGACTCTGCTGGTTCTAGTGCTCCAATTGCTCCACTTCAGCTGGAGTCGCCGATTGGACAGTTCCTATCTCAGATGATGATAAGCCACCCTCACCTTGTGCCTACCGCAGTTGAGCAGCAGCTCGAACAGCTCCAAACTGACCGCGATGCTGAGCAGAAGAAGGAAGAGGCTTCCGCTTCAGACACTGATCTTGTGTTATACAG GAGAATTGCGGAGGTTAAAGCTAATGAAAGGAAGAAGGCTCTTGAAGAGATATTATATGCGTTAGTGGTGCAGAAATTCATGGATGCCAATGTTTCTTTGGTGCCTTCCATTGCCCCTGCTGCTTCAGACCCTTCTGGCCGAGTTGATGCATGGCCGAGTCAGGATGACAAGCTCGAGCGACTACATTCTCCTGAAGCCTACGAGATGATCCAGAACCACCTGTCTCTCATCCTAGGAAATCGGTTGGACGACTCGACCTCTTTAGCACAGATAAGCAAGCTCAGAGTGGGGCAGGTTTATGCAGCATCTGTAATGTATGGATACTTCCTCAAGCGGGTTGATCAGAGGTTTCAGCTTGAGAAGACAATGAAGATCCTTCCAGGTTCACTGGGTGGAGAAGACAGTGATATTCAAAAAGCCGTGGGAGAGGACAAGAGGCCTGGTGCTGTGGATGATTCTTTGCAAGCAGCAGCTTCCCATCCTGAAGTATCTTCTTGGTCTGGGGGCATGGGTCCTGGACCTTTTGGTAACATGATCAAACCTTCCCGCTTGAGAACCTATGTGATGTCTGTCGATGGAGAGACCCTTCAAAGATACGCAACAATCAGATCGAGAGAGGCTGTTAGCATCATTGAAAAGCACACTGAGGCGTTGTTTGGAAAACCTGATATTGTTATAACACCTCAGGGAACTGTTGATTCTTCCAATGATGAACACATCAAAATTAGCTTTGGTGGTTTGAAGAGACTTGTTTTGGAAGCTGTAACTTTCGGTTCTTTCCTCTGGGATGTTGAGAGCTATGTGGATTCCAGGTACCATTTTGTTACGAACTGA
- the LOC112180391 gene encoding UV-B-induced protein At3g17800, chloroplastic isoform X2 yields MEAAATASVFQSSIAAFRPSNSVGRSRLLMASGPKFMPLGHLGSKSHSSIKHQFSNSAGRIIRRRSLVVRASSSSPDSAGSSAPIAPLQLESPIGQFLSQMMISHPHLVPTAVEQQLEQLQTDRDAEQKKEEASASDTDLVLYRRIAEVKANERKKALEEILYALVVQKFMDANVSLVPSIAPAASDPSGRVDAWPSQDDKLERLHSPEAYEMIQNHLSLILGNRLDDSTSLAQISKLRVGQVYAASVMYGYFLKRVDQRFQLEKTMKILPGSLGGEDSDIQKAVGEDKRPGAVDDSLQAAASHPEVSSWSGGMGPGPFGNMIKPSRLRTYVMSVDGETLQRYATIRSREAVSIIEKHTEALFGKPDIVITPQGTVDSSNDEHIKISFGGLKRLVLEAVTFGSFLWDVESYVDSRYHFVTN; encoded by the exons ATGGAAGCAGCCGCCACAGCGAGTGTGTTCCAATCATCAATTGCGGCCTTTAGGCCTTCGAATTCTGTCGGAAGATCCCGTCTTTTGATGGCCAGCGGTCCCAAGTTTATGCCTTTGGGACATTTGGGTTCCAAATCTCACTCCTCAAtcaag CATCAGTTTTCAAATTCAGCTGGAAGAATAATACGGAGGAGGTCCTTGGTAGTTAGGGCGTCGTCTTCATCTCCGGACTCTGCTGGTTCTAGTGCTCCAATTGCTCCACTTCAGCTGGAGTCGCCGATTGGACAGTTCCTATCTCAGATGATGATAAGCCACCCTCACCTTGTGCCTACCGCAGTTGAGCAGCAGCTCGAACAGCTCCAAACTGACCGCGATGCTGAGCAGAAGAAGGAAGAGGCTTCCGCTTCAGACACTGATCTTGTGTTATACAG GAGAATTGCGGAGGTTAAAGCTAATGAAAGGAAGAAGGCTCTTGAAGAGATATTATATGCGTTAGTGGTGCAGAAATTCATGGATGCCAATGTTTCTTTGGTGCCTTCCATTGCCCCTGCTGCTTCAGACCCTTCTGGCCGAGTTGATGCATGGCCGAGTCAGGATGACAAGCTCGAGCGACTACATTCTCCTGAAGCCTACGAGATGATCCAGAACCACCTGTCTCTCATCCTAGGAAATCGGTTGGACGACTCGACCTCTTTAGCACAGATAAGCAAGCTCAGAGTGGGGCAGGTTTATGCAGCATCTGTAATGTATGGATACTTCCTCAAGCGGGTTGATCAGAGGTTTCAGCTTGAGAAGACAATGAAGATCCTTCCAGGTTCACTGGGTGGAGAAGACAGTGATATTCAAAAAGCCGTGGGAGAGGACAAGAGGCCTGGTGCTGTGGATGATTCTTTGCAAGCAGCAGCTTCCCATCCTGAAGTATCTTCTTGGTCTGGGGGCATGGGTCCTGGACCTTTTGGTAACATGATCAAACCTTCCCGCTTGAGAACCTATGTGATGTCTGTCGATGGAGAGACCCTTCAAAGATACGCAACAATCAGATCGAGAGAGGCTGTTAGCATCATTGAAAAGCACACTGAGGCGTTGTTTGGAAAACCTGATATTGTTATAACACCTCAGGGAACTGTTGATTCTTCCAATGATGAACACATCAAAATTAGCTTTGGTGGTTTGAAGAGACTTGTTTTGGAAGCTGTAACTTTCGGTTCTTTCCTCTGGGATGTTGAGAGCTATGTGGATTCCAGGTACCATTTTGTTACGAACTGA
- the LOC112178586 gene encoding RNA polymerase II subunit A C-terminal domain phosphatase SSU72, translating into MKFRYAMVCSSNQNRSMEAHALLKRQGFDVSSYGTGSHVKLPGPSLREPNVYEFGTPYKQMLDELRRKDPELYKRNGILPMLKRNAAVKLAPQRWQDNAADGFFDVVFTFEEKVFDMVVEDLHNRDHVLKKCVLIINLEVKDNHEEAAVGARLALDLCQEIDATESWEDSIDDILTAFEKQHRRKLLYSISYY; encoded by the exons ATGAAGTTCCGGTACGCCATGGTGTGCTCGTCCAACCAGAACCGGAGCATGGAGGCTCACGCGCTCCTCAAGCGTCAAGGCTTCGATGTCTCGTCGTACGGCACTGGATCCCACGTTAAGCTCCCTGGACCTTCCCTCAGAGAACCCAACGTTTACGAGTTTGGAACTCCTTACAAGCAGATGTTAGACGAGCTCAGACGAAAAGACCCAGAATT GTACAAGCGGAATGGCATTTTGCCTATGCTTAAGAGAAACGCGGCAGTTAAACTGGCACCTCAGCGGTGGCAAGACAATGCTGCTGATGGTTTCTTTGACGTGGTATTTACTTTTGAAGAAAAGGTTTTTGATATGGTTGTTGAAG ATCTTCACAATCGGGATCATGTGCTTAAGAAGTGTGTATTGATAATCAACTTGGAAGTAAAAGATAACCACGAGGAAGCAGCTGTGGGAGCTCGTCTTGCTTTAGATCTTTGCCAAGAG ATTGATGCGACCGAGTCATGGGAGGATTCAATCGATGACATTCTGACTGCTTTTGAGAAACAGCATCGGCGGAAGTTACTGTATAGCATCTCATATTACTGA
- the LOC112176701 gene encoding extra-large guanine nucleotide-binding protein 3, with protein sequence MAAPEPEDEKSWQELLRKMLPSGVPFPDDDHLDYSIAVEYEGPPLPYEVPKVDPVDIDSLHNAASGASGSGSELSSIPVAEPVDRDASRFSRIRNGDAANETQTSTSFSVGFSSEFSAQDSNSEPKPVEDDAGGGGKRAAVVTFNTPRESETEDDGDRSSSPQSEPVGSPVAWASPLKVASKRGICSRCGKGNRLKEREWCLVCDSKYCSNCLLKAMGSMPEGRKCVSCIGQPIDESKRPSLGKCSKLLSRVCSPLEIGQIMRAEKECPANQLRPQQLVVNGRELREEELGEILGCEVPPQKLKPGRYWYDKDSGLWGKEGEKPDCIITPKLNVGGKLRADASNGNTNVFMNGREITKIELRVLKLANVQCPPDTHFWVYEDGTYEEEGQNNIKGNIWGKATTRFMCSLFSLPVPSRNQNGAREDPMTQPSSRSIPEYLDQARVQKLLLFGLEGSGTSTIFKQAKFLYGNEFTPEEVQNMKLMIQSNMYKYLSILLEGRERFEEEASLQNTSDSLATDETPSVVDGSKQCIYSINQRFKHFSDWLLDIMATGDLDAFFPAATREYAPIVDEVWKDSAIQETYKRREELHCLPEVAKYFLDRAIEISSNEYEPTEKDILYAEGVTQSNGLTSLEFSFDDRSSMSELYNENYECPLPLTKYQLICLSSKGLNEGCKWLAMFEDVRAVIFCVALSDYDQMWALGNGRLHNKLLASRDLFESLVRHPCFSNTPFVLVLNKYDAFEDKIGQVPLSACEWFNDFNPVKPHNNSQALAQQAYYYVAVKFKELYLSLSGQKLFVVQTRARDGNSVDVAFKYIREVLKWDEEKDDNFFGINGDDSYFSTEMSSSPYLRQE encoded by the exons ATGGCGGCTCCGGAACCCGAGGACGAGAAAAGCTGGCAGGAGCTACTCAGAAAGATGCTGCCTTCCGGCGTGCCGTTTCCGGACGACGACCATCTCGACTACTCCATCGCAGTTGAGTACGAAGGCCCTCCGCTGCCCTACGAAGTCCCCAAGGTTGATCCAGTCGACATCGACTCGCTTCACAACGCTGCGTCCGGAGCTTCGGGTTCGGGTTCGGAGCTTTCTTCGATTCCGGTGGCCGAGCCGGTCGATCGGGACGCCTCTCGGTTCAGCCGGATCAGGAACGGCGACGCCGCAAACGAAACGCAGACTTCGACGTCGTTTTCGGTAGGTTTCAGCTCTGAATTTTCAGCTCAGGACTCGAACTCGGAGCCGAAACCGGTCGAGGACGACGCCGGAGGAGGAGGAAAGAGAGCGGCGGTCGTGACTTTCAACACGCCGAGAGAATCGGAGACGGAAGACGACGGCGACCGGTCCTCGTCGCCGCAATCGGAGCCGGTGGGATCGCCGGTTGCTTGGGCCTCGCCGCTGAAGGTAGCGAGTAAGAGAGGGATTTGCAGCAGGTGTGGAAAAGGGAACAGATTGAAGGAGAGGGAGTGGTGCTTGGTGTGCGACTCAAAGTACTGTAGCAACTGTTTGCTTAAAGCTATGGGATCAATGCCGGAGGGGCGAAAATGTGTGAGCTGCATTGGGCAGCCTATAGATGAGTCCAAGAGGCCTAGTTTGGGCAAGTGTTCAAAGCTTCTTTCTAGGGTTTGTAGTCCTTTGGAGATTGGGCAGATAATGAGGGCCGAGAAGGAGTGTCCGGCCAATCAGCTCCGGCCACAGCAGTTGGTTGTGAATGGGAGGGAGTTGAGGGAAGAAGAGCTGGGTGAGATTTTGGGATGTGAAGTACCTCCTCAGAAGTTGAAGCCTGGGAGGTACTGGTACGATAAGGATTCAGGCCTCTGGGGAAAG GAGGGAGAGAAGCCTGATTGTATCATTACTCCTAAACTGAATGTTGGGGGTAAGCTTCGGGCTGATGCCAGCAATGGGAACACTAATGTCTTCATGAATGGCAGAGAGATCACAAAGATTGAGCTTAGGGTGCTCAAG CTGGCCAATGTGCAGTGCCCTCCAGATACTCATTTCTGGGTGTATGAAGATGGTACATATGAGGAGGAAGGGCAGAATAACATTAAAGGAAACATATGGGGAAAG GCAACCACCCGTTTCATGTGTTCATTATTCTCATTGCCTGTACCATCTCGTAATCAAAATGGGGCAAGAGAAGATCCTATGACACAACCTTCAAGTAGGTCCATCCCTGAATACTTGGATCAGGCAAGAGTTCAAAAACTTTTGTTATTTGGTCTGGAGGGATCTGGAACTAGCACCATCTTCAAGCAG GCCAAGTTCTTATATGGGAACGAGTTCACTCCCGAGGAGGTGCAGAACATGAAGCTCATGATTCAAAGCAATATGTACAAGTACTTAAGTATATTACTTGAGGGCCGAGAACGTTTTGAAGAGGAAGCTTCATTGCAGAATACTTCTGATTCCTTGGCCACTGACGAGACGCCATCAG TAGTCGATGGAAGTAAGCAATGCATCTATTCTATCAACCAAAGATTCAAGCACTTTTCTGACTGGTTGCTGGATATCATGGCAACCGGAGACTTGGATGCATTCTTCCCTGCTGCTACACGTGAGTATGCTCCTATTGTAGATGAAGTATGGAAAGATTCTGCCATCCAGGAaacatacaaaagaagggaggaATTACATTGTCTTCCAGAAGTTGCCAAGTATTTCTTAGATCGG GCTATAGAAATATCAAGTAATGAGTATGAGCCAACCGAGAAGGACATTTTATATGCTGAAGGAGTTACTCAAAGCAATGGCCTTACCTCTCTAGAATTTTCATTTGATGATAGAAGCTCCATGTCTGAGCTATACAACGAAAACTATGAATGCCCCCTTCCGTTAACCAA GTACCAACTAATTTGTCTCAGTTCTAAGGGACTAAATGAGGGGTGCAAATGGCTTGCAATGTTTGAAGACGTGAGGGCAGTGATTTTTTGTGTTGCTTTGAGTGACTATGATCAAATGTGGGCCCTTGGTAATGGGCGTCTTCATAATAAATTGCTGGCAAGCAGAGATTTGTTCGAGAGTTTGGTGAGGCACCCTTGTTTTAGTAACACTCCATTTGTTCTTGTGCTGAACAAATATGATGCATTTGAAGACAAGATAGGCCAGGTTCCATTATCAGCTTGTGAGTGGTTCAATGACTTCAACCCTGTTAAGCCGCACAATAATAGTCAGGCTCTAGCTCAGCAAGCATATTACTATGTGGCAGTGAAATTCAAAGAGCTCTATTTATCCTTAAGCGGTCAAAAGTTATTTGTAGTGCAAACCCGAGCTAGAGATGGTAACTCGGTTGATGTGGCATTCAAGTACATAAGGGAGGTCCTCAAGTGGGATGAAGAAAAGGATGATAATTTCTTTGGAATAAATGGGGATGACTCCTATTTCAGTACAGAAATGAGTTCTTCTCCATATCTCAGGCAAGAATAA
- the LOC112175105 gene encoding U-box domain-containing protein 21 yields the protein MVLGWRRRSSTGHRAAAAKKKPSPGNLDMDQLVIPKHFLCPISLDLMKDPVTLSSGITYDRQSIDTWLEAGNFNCPVTNQVLRNFDMIPNHTLRTMIQDWSAQNQRYGIQRVPTPRIPIMAVEVSEILFSITASARRVDQNGCLECVQIIKKWAAEGDRNKRCIVENGAASVLASAFDAFASDGIKKNARVCEEILSALSWMMFPSLDEETQKYLGSHASLDCLVWFLKVDGDLLVKQNSILALKELLSNSNDQNKHAVEALAEIEGVNKILFGFIKEKSSMTITKSSLTVVFYLVSFSEKLRSAFLEMGLVSLLLETLLDSEKGVTERALYVLDCLCDCKEGREQAYANALTIPVLVKKILRVSDMATEYSISAVWKLCKNATRQEERVLVEALQVGAFQKLLVVLQVRCAGEYDTKDKPTELLKLLNPYRAGLECIESVDFKSIKRSF from the coding sequence ATGGTTttgggttggagaagaaggagcAGCACCGGCCACCGTGCCGCCGCTGCGAAAAAGAAGCCTTCACCTGGCAACCTCGACATGGATCAACTCGTGATCCCAAAGCATTTCCTCTGCCCAATATCGCTCGACTTGATGAAGGATCCGGTCACATTGTCCTCAGGGATAACTTATGATCGGCAGAGCATTGACACTTGGCTAGAAGCCGGCAACTTCAATTGCCCGGTGACCAATCAGGTGCTGAGGAACTTTGATATGATTCCCAACCACACTCTCCGAACAATGATTCAAGATTGGAGCGCTCAAAACCAACGCTACGGCATTCAGCGTGTCCCAACTCCTAGAATTCCCATCATGGCAGTTGAGGTCTCTGAGATTCTGTTTAGCATCACAGCCTCAGCGAGACGCGTCGATCAAAATGGTTGCTTAGAGTGCGTGCAGATAATCAAGAAATGGGCGGCTGAGGGCGACCGAAACAAGCGGTGCATCGTGGAGAATGGAGCGGCCTCTGTTCTTGCTTCTGCTTTTGATGCTTTTGCAAGTGATGGAATAAAGAAAAATGCTAGAGTGTGTGAAGAAATTTTGTCAGCTCTGAGTTGGATGATGTTTCCGTCATTAGATGAAGAAACCCAAAAGTACTTGGGATCTCATGCTTCTTTGGATTGCCTGGTTTGGTTCCTCAAGGTTGATGGAGATCTTTTGGTGAAGCAAAACTCAATTCTAGCATTGAAAGAGCTTCTTTCTAATAGCAATGATCAGAACAAACATGCGGTTGAAGCATTGGCAGAGATTGAAGGAGTCAATAAGATACTTTTCGGGTTCATCAAGGAGAAAAGTTCCATGACGATTACCAAGTCTTCTTTAACAGTAGTCTTCTACTTGGTTTCATTCAGTGAGAAGTTGAGATCAGCATTCTTGGAGATGGGTTTGGTTTCCCTATTGTTAGAGACCCTTCTCGACTCGGAAAAAGGCGTAACGGAGAGGGCTTTGTATGTTTTGGATTGTCTTTGTGATTGCAAAGAAGGGAGGGAACAGGCCTATGCTAATGCGCTGACTATACCAGTTTTGGTGAAGAAGATTTTGCGGGTGTCAGATATGGCGACCGAGTATTCGATCTCTGCTGTTTGGAAGCTGTGTAAGAATGCAACTAGGCAAGAAGAGAGAGTACTTGTTGAGGCTCTTCAAGTTGGTGCATTTCAGAAGCTCTTGGTGGTTTTACAGGTCCGTTGCGCCGGTGAATATGACACTAAGGACAAACCAACTGAGCTTTTGAAGCTGTTGAATCCTTACAGAGCTGGATTGGAATGCATCGAGTCTGTAGATTTCAAGAGTATTAAAAGGTCATTCTGA
- the LOC112176199 gene encoding uncharacterized protein LOC112176199 isoform X2: protein MASEVCGLIQDLNLNDHSIGASAVEKDDVLKGGFGGSKAYGDLSKCGKPAMTEESSQKQQPSDIDEINIKRKGGVVTEEDIADEDSDYDYDFFDEHVVKRSDPTKEEILEIMAYEHDHRRCIELQEKALKGEYASQNPADSALFNWPWEEEFESKPMDVSELLEILDSLKELGEVDGTDECVDAATVLG from the exons ATGGCATCAGAAGTTTGTGGTTTGATTCAAGATCTAAATCTGAATGATCACTCTATTG GAGCTTCTGCTGTGGAAAAGGATGATGTTTTGAAGGGGGGTTTTGGTGGGAGTAAAGCGTACGGTGATTTATCAAAATGTGGGAAGCCTGCTATGACTGAGGAGTCATCACAAAAGCAACAGCCTTCTGACATTGATGAAATTAATATCAAAAGGAAAGGAGGGGTTGTTACAGAGGAAGATATAGCAGATGAAGATTCTGACTATGATTATGATTTTTTTGATGAACATGTCGTGAAGAGGTCTGATCCAACTAAGGAAGAAATCTTGGAGATTATGGCGTACGAGCACGATCATAGGAGATGTATCGAATTACAGGAAAAGGCTTTGAAGGGGGAGTATGCATCTCAGAATCCAGCTGAT TCTGCACTTTTCAATTGGCCCTGGGAGGAGGAATTTGAGAGCAAGCCGATGGATGTATCAGAGTTGTTGGAAATATTAGATTCATTGAAAGAATTAGGAGAAGTTGATGGAACAGATGAGTGTGTAGATGCAGCAACAGTTCTTGGCTAA
- the LOC112176199 gene encoding uncharacterized protein LOC112176199 isoform X1, with product MASEVCGLIQDLNLNDHSIVTTGASAVEKDDVLKGGFGGSKAYGDLSKCGKPAMTEESSQKQQPSDIDEINIKRKGGVVTEEDIADEDSDYDYDFFDEHVVKRSDPTKEEILEIMAYEHDHRRCIELQEKALKGEYASQNPADSALFNWPWEEEFESKPMDVSELLEILDSLKELGEVDGTDECVDAATVLG from the exons ATGGCATCAGAAGTTTGTGGTTTGATTCAAGATCTAAATCTGAATGATCACTCTATTG TTACCACAGGAGCTTCTGCTGTGGAAAAGGATGATGTTTTGAAGGGGGGTTTTGGTGGGAGTAAAGCGTACGGTGATTTATCAAAATGTGGGAAGCCTGCTATGACTGAGGAGTCATCACAAAAGCAACAGCCTTCTGACATTGATGAAATTAATATCAAAAGGAAAGGAGGGGTTGTTACAGAGGAAGATATAGCAGATGAAGATTCTGACTATGATTATGATTTTTTTGATGAACATGTCGTGAAGAGGTCTGATCCAACTAAGGAAGAAATCTTGGAGATTATGGCGTACGAGCACGATCATAGGAGATGTATCGAATTACAGGAAAAGGCTTTGAAGGGGGAGTATGCATCTCAGAATCCAGCTGAT TCTGCACTTTTCAATTGGCCCTGGGAGGAGGAATTTGAGAGCAAGCCGATGGATGTATCAGAGTTGTTGGAAATATTAGATTCATTGAAAGAATTAGGAGAAGTTGATGGAACAGATGAGTGTGTAGATGCAGCAACAGTTCTTGGCTAA